The following proteins are co-located in the Gigantopelta aegis isolate Gae_Host chromosome 5, Gae_host_genome, whole genome shotgun sequence genome:
- the LOC121373048 gene encoding slit homolog 3 protein-like encodes MTSSASGTDSDCQAELSCESSPFEVEDCNDDDWLLHLSSSSSPSSSSSSSDHCITVAFSLGRGMTPLKLLFLGAVFQATDRFFVSSHLRDGTKTFQIKWQNGSVELFNYEKSESSDCIYDNNKDILSCTRSHPYDVITSIWRNNPELIQYVNVNCLLRKENVSRSKACVCKNTTMVGNSTKDRDNEKYYSCQLEQLPFNIFSTLINVEVIDLSYNRIQSIDVRSFLNCASLEYLALNHNPLSSYPQGMLCGLSRLKFVDVSHQLLTRFPSNIFKCETDSQSSVLAFKISHCLIEEIVDDTFRYLHELISLDLTANRIKRITENGFVGASSLLYIDLSNNSLSQIPLFICSHVPKLTHLLLQKNQFQFINMTNVQNCHSLEAMDLSENIFNSLEGPKHPMTSLKNLKLGHNIFIAIRDSMTLKHFPAISELDFSWNQIVTIENASFDGIKSMHRLDLSNNNLTDSSADFRRVFQNLQSLTYLNLSSNGLTTGLDLAFEELSSLMELDLSYNRLKVITNNSVPGLKKLRHLKINNNKLQSIHRYSFMDMSNLESIDMSHNKLVSLEMVHFPGILMLDASWNSLEDIPSRLPVTISRLQLMGNRISSLRRADVKSLVRLKELNISHNVITFLDDDSFLSSYNMTSVDLSFNDLKLDFGKDVFRGMQHIRNIYLTHNNIHSIDGILQFDSLTTLQNLDVSFNNIEEIGEPLNPSNKSKHLQTLNLEGCQITTIVKIAFINLSHLKSVNLQKNMIVTVPLFDAPIGAEFRLVDNRLRCSCNMSWLIDRLSNRSSLDYDVDVCAVFPHGWIYPIRSLSPDQFLCPVGSCPEQCSCYSTKGNGTVAITVCHRGVLTIPVDIHNDSTTIYLDGNNFAELGTIVAPFVTDMSVKKLLMNNSHVLGIGSSFFDKTLYLEEVDLSHNYIKVLPSDIFHRLMHIKFVHLQQNQISYLPSSLFKGLNSLEMFDISANRLTYLLSETLHELDNMEHFRWINLASNPWRCKCSTKALRIWLEESSSPVFDRRQVFCNNKEMLQVQLDEFYCPPVLSESVKIGLICVSLTIFVLGVGISIAYYRQTLIPLLYRRLGLRCLKRNQISSSAVTLYDLLVLVDDKDHKCVWWVKNSLVPKLTKNRWKFRIHVPEPNTEAGEITNSVMLKINQSKSTLIVVSKHFQENYWCVECSQHAYNLVLCKHHVVVLVVWGNINACTLDSEIREQIEKGDNLFIKDNFLWDKLIYKLPCPNDRENSSFLCKYKKEIQGANNVGFVVDNENES; translated from the exons atgacttccagcgcaagtGGTACCGACAGTGACTGCCAGGCTGAGTTATCGTGCGAGTCATCTCCTTTTGAGGTTGAAGATTGTAATGACGACGACTGG cttcttcacctttcttcttcttcttcaccttcttcttcttcttcttcttct GATCACTGTATTACCGTCGCGTTTTCGCTGg gCAGAGGCATGACTCCATTAAAGCTGTTATTTCTCGGCGCTGTTTTTCAAGCCACTGACAGATTTTTCGTCAGCAGTCATCTTAGAGACGGTACAAAGACATTCCAGATAAAATGGCAAAACGGAAGTGTGGAACTCTTCAATTACGAAAAATCCGAAAGTAGTGACTGTATCTATGACAACAACAAGGATATCCTTAGCTGCACGAGGAGTCACCCCTATGACGTAATAACATCAATATGGCGTAATAATCCAGAACTAATTCAGTATGTCAACGTAAACTGCCTGTTACGTAAAGAGAATGTCAGTAGGAGTAAGGCATGTGTGTGTAAGAACACGACAATGGTGGGGAATTCTACGAAAGATCGAGATAACGAAAAATATTATTCTTGTCAGTTAGAGCAACTGCCTTTCAACATATTCAGCACATTGATAAACGTAGAGGTGATAGATTTGTCCTACAACAGGATCCAGTCAATCGATGTTAGAAGTTTCCTGAATTGTGCATCACTTGAATACTTAGCCTTGAATCACAACCCACTTAGTAGTTATCCACAAGGAATGCTTTGCGGTTTATCGAGACTAAAATTCGTGGACGTTTCGCACCAATTGCTGACACGTTTTCCAAGCAACATATTTAAGTGTGAGACCGATTCTCAGTCAAGTGTTCTTGCATTTAAAATTAGTCACTGTCTGATTGAAGAAATTGTTGATGATACCTTCAGATATTTGCACGAATTGATTTCACTGGATTTGACTGCAAATAGGATCAAAAGAATAACTGAAAATGGATTTGTAGGTGCATCATCGCTTCTTTATATTGATCTCTCCAACAACAGTCTCAGTCAAATTCCATTGTTCATCTGTAGCCATGTTCCCAAACTTACACATCTACTTCTGCAAAAGAATCAATTCCAGTTCATAAATATGACAAATGTCCAAAATTGTCATAGCCTTGAGGCTATGGACCTatcagaaaatatattcaattcTCTAGAGGGTCCAAAACAtccaatgacgtcattaaaaaaTCTAAAGCTGGGCCACAATATTTTCATTGCAATCAGAGATAGCATGACGTTGAAGCATTTCCCAGCCATTTCTGAATTAGATTTCAGCTGGAATCAGattgtgacaattgaaaatgcTTCATTTGATGGGATTAAAAGTATGCATAGATTGGATCTGAGCAACAACAACTTGACAGACAGTTCTGCAGATTTTCGTCGAGTCTTTCAAAACTTACAGTCCTTAACGTACCTGAATCTGAGCTCAAACGGTCTAACTACAGGTCTGGATTTAGCATTCGAAGAACTGTCTTCTTTAATGGAATTAGATCTGTCGTATAACAGACTTAAAGTCATAACTAATAACAGCGTTCCTGGTTTGAAAAAACTAAGACACcttaaaatcaacaacaacaaactgcAATCTATTCATCGATATTCTTTCATGGACATGAGCAATCTTGAAAGTATAGACATGTCACACAATAAATTGGTATCTTTAGAGATGGTACATTTTCCAGGAATATTGATGCttgatgcatcatggaacagcTTAGAAGACATACCGAGTCGTCTGCCTGTAACAATTTCCCGTCTGCAGCTGATGGGAAACAGGATTTCTTCTTTAAGACGAGCAGATGTTAAAAGTTTAGTCAGGTTAAAGGAGTTAAATATAAGTCACAATGTGATAACATTCCTGGACGATGATTCCTTTTTATCATCATATAATATGACATCTGTGGACTTGAGCTTCAATGATCTTAAGCTCGACTTTGGCAAGGATGTTTTCAGAGGAATGCAGCACATTCGAAACATATATCTAACTCATAACAACATACACAGTATCGACGGGATTTTGCAGTTTGACTCATTAACCACCCTACAAAATCTGGACGTATCATTCAATAACATTGAAGAAATCGGAGAACCTCTAAACCCCAGCAACAAATCCAAACATCTGCAGACTCTCAATCTAGAAGGATGCCAGATTACGACAATAGTCAAGATTGCTTTCATTAACCTTTCTCACCTGAAGTCGGTGAATCTGCAGAAGAACATGATAGTGACTGTTCCTTTATTTGATGCTCCAATCGGTGCAGAGTTTCGTTTGGTGGACAATCGCCTGAGGTGTTCCTGTAACATGTCGTGGTTGATTGACAGACTGTCTAACAGGTCGTCTTTGGATTATGATGTAGATGTCTGTGCTGTATTCCCACATGGATGGATCTACCCAATTAGGTCTTTGTCACCAGATCAATTTTTGTGTCCAGTTGGATCATGTCCAGAACAATGTTCGTGCTATTCAACGAAAGGAAATGGAACAGTTGCTATAACTGTTTGTCATAGAGGTGTCTTAACAATTCCCGTCGATATTCACAATGATTCAACCACAATTTATCTTGATGGAAACAATTTTGCTGAACTTGGCACAATTGTTGCACCATTCGTTACAGACATGTCAGTTAAGAAGTTATTAATGAACAACAGCCATGTGCTTGGAATTGGAAGTTCattttttgataaaacactgtatCTGGAAGAGGTTGACCTTAGTCATAACTACATAAAAGTGCTGCCGTCAGATATATTTCATAGACTGATGCATATTAAATTTGTACATCTACAACAAAACCAAATCAGCTATCTTCCGAGTTCTTTGTTCAAGGGTTTGAATTCGCTAGAAATGTTCGACATCAGTGCTAACCGACTgacatatttattgtcagaaACTCTGCATGAACTAGATAACATGGAACATTTTCGTTGGATAAACCTTGCATCCAATCCATGGCGCTGTAAGTGTTCCACAAAAGCATTGAGGATTTGGCTGGAGGAGTCTTCCAGTCCTGTGTTTGACAGACGTCAAGTGTTTTGTAACAATAAGGAGATGCTGCAAGTCCAGTTAGACGAATTCTATTGCCCGCCAGTTCTTTCTGAATCTGTGAAAATAGGACTCATATGTGTTTCTTTGACCATTTTCGTCTTGGGAGTAGGAATCAGTATAGCCTACTACAGACAAACGCTCATACCCTTACTGTACAGGCGACTTGGGCTGAGATGTTTGAAAAGAAACCAGATATCAAGCTCAGCCGTCACCTTGTACGACCTTCTAGTACTGGTTGACGACAAGGATCACAAATGTGTTTGGTGGGTGAAAAATAGCCTCGTGCCAAAACTGACAAAAAATAGATGGAAGTTCAGAATTCACGTCCCAGAGCCCAACACCGAGGCAGGGGAGATAACTAACTCTGTTATGCTTAAGATAAATCAGAGTAAGTCGACCTTGATTGTCGTTTCGAAACACTTTCAAGAGAACTATTGGTGCGTCGAGTGCTCGCAACATGCGTACAACTTAGTTCTGTGCAAGCATCATGTAGTGGTTTTAGTCGTATGGGGGAACATAAACGCGTGCACTCTCGACTCTGAAATAAGAGAGCAAATAGAAAAGGGAgacaatttgtttataaaagataATTTCCTATGGGATAAACTGATATACAAGTTGCCTTGTCCAAATGACCGAGAAAACTCTTCGTTTTTGTGTAAATATAAGAAGGAAATTCAAGGAGCGAACAACGTAGGATTCGTTGTGGATAACGAAAACGAAAGTTAA
- the LOC121372895 gene encoding succinate receptor 1-like: protein MVSNITSIPSSMNTSENLLNFTTSTDALEEVVELNTDYNVSDVGGWPYFDLLGLEYWVIVVIVISFGLVGNVLSFFLLSDKQFSFLSYPVYLKALAVSDSVQLIIKSVEETQQPFAFSPISNSYDVVCKLWQFARYNSLLISPWLVVGLTLDRYVCVLFPLTRDRFCTKKKALIFCCCLALLSALTMLPILTSVKLVEGNCLGPPAVFFVFITVRLVLSSTLPCLLILFFNVIIITRIQRSAEFRKIFTSSRSSSTRTRSNEDSSTRPLVLISVFAFVTLLPLSVAECVEILLQITEMDARALLLTSELWPIFHVIYLLNFGLNFYILMASSRNYRKILATKLKCSISRPVSRPSPPIPTVATSSSDVPSL from the coding sequence ATGGTGTCGAACATCACGTCTATTCCCTCGTCAATGAACACGTCTGAAAACCTCTTGAATTTTACCACGTCTACCGATGCTCTAGAAGAAGTGGTGGAATTAAACACGGACTATAACGTAAGTGACGTCGGCGGCTGGCCTTATTTTGATCTACTCGGCCTGGAATACTGGGTGATCGTCGTGATCGTCATCTCGTTTGGCTTGGTCGGGAAcgtcctttcttttttcctccTGTCCGACAAACAGTTCTCGTTCCTGTCCTACCCAGTTTACCTAAAGGCGCTCGCCGTCTCTGACAGCGTTCAACTGATCATAAAAAGTGTTGAGGAGACCCAGCAGCCGTTCGCGTTTAGTCCCATCAGTAACAGCTACGACGTCGTCTGCAAGCTGTGGCAGTTCGCCAGATACAACTCGTTGCTGATCTCTCCTTGGCTGGTGGTCGGGCTGACTCTGGATCGCTACGTCTGCGTCCTGTTCCCATTGACGCGTGACCGATTCTGCACCAAGAAGAAGGCTCTGATCTTCTGCTGCTGTCTCGCTCTTCTGTCCGCCCTCACGATGTTGCCCATCCTGACGAGCGTCAAGCTTGTCGAAGGTAACTGTCTCGGCCCTCCCGCCGTGTTCTTTGTGTTCATCACCGTCCGTCTCGTTCTGTCCTCAACCCTCCCCTGCCTGCTCATCCTCTTCTTcaacgtcatcatcatcacccgCATCCAGCGCAGCGCCGAATTCCGGAAGATATTCACGTCGTCGAGGTCGAGCTCCACTCGCACGCGCAGCAACGAGGACAGTTCGACGCGCCCTCTAGTGCTGATTTCGGTGTTCGCGTTCGTCACCCTGCTGCCCCTGTCTGTCGCGGAATGCGTCGAGATCCTGCTACAGATCACAGAGATGGACGCCAGGGCTCTGCTTCTGACGTCGGAACTCTGGCCCATCTTCCACGTCATATACTTGCTGAATTTCGGGCTGAATTTCTACATCCTCATGGCAAGTTCGCGCAACTATCGGAAGATTCTCGCAACGAAGCTGAAGTGCTCGATTTCCCGACCAGTGTCTCGACCGAGTCCACCGATCCCGACTGTCGCTACGTCGTCATCTGATGTTCCCAGCCTTTGA